Proteins encoded within one genomic window of Bacillus sp. F19:
- the menD gene encoding 2-succinyl-5-enolpyruvyl-6-hydroxy-3-cyclohexene-1-carboxylic-acid synthase: MSANKSLTLYAASFVDELTKAGVRDAVISPGSRSTPMAMLMAEHPDINIHILIDERSAGFFALGLAKMQQRPVALLCTSGTAAANYFPAVVEAFYSRVPLLVLTADRPHELRDVGAPQAIDQLHLFGRYAKWFADMAIPEHTAELLHYGRTMAARAAGKAISSPSGPVHLNFPFREPLVPDLESEDLWTSLNDRPKQVQVTAGSSIIDACDVLRLAELLSQEKKGLIICGELRDPDFAEAAVHLSSVLKYPILADPLSHLRTGAHNQSSVIECYDAFMKDEYITDQLKPEIIIRFGAMPVSKPLFLFLKSTDDIRQIVVDGQGGWREPTLMAAEMIECKESWLCHELIRQVKTQEDTDWLQLWRKVNLVSRELLGSAEDKGGDLFEGNVFRELQHALPQECQVIAGNSMPIRDLDNYFLNTEKDIAVYANRGANGIDGIVSTALGMSAGARTDYPTFLVIGDLSFYHDMNGLLAANMHKLNLTIILINNDGGGIFSFLPQSKEEKHFETLFGTPTGLDFKHAANLYDASYTLPATWEEFRSAVSDAVIKKGLNIIEVRTNRQTRVSIHRELMNRVSQEIREKILK; encoded by the coding sequence ATGAGTGCAAATAAATCTTTAACCCTTTACGCAGCAAGTTTTGTTGATGAATTAACTAAAGCGGGTGTTCGGGATGCGGTTATTAGCCCCGGATCAAGATCAACGCCTATGGCCATGCTGATGGCTGAGCATCCTGATATAAACATTCATATTTTGATTGATGAACGATCAGCAGGTTTTTTTGCCCTTGGCCTGGCTAAGATGCAGCAAAGACCTGTTGCTTTGCTTTGTACATCAGGAACGGCGGCAGCTAATTATTTTCCGGCAGTTGTTGAGGCATTCTATTCAAGAGTGCCTTTGCTTGTTTTAACGGCGGACCGTCCGCATGAGCTTAGAGATGTGGGTGCTCCGCAGGCAATCGATCAGCTGCATCTGTTCGGACGCTATGCAAAATGGTTTGCTGATATGGCTATTCCGGAGCATACTGCTGAGCTTCTTCATTATGGAAGAACAATGGCGGCACGCGCAGCGGGCAAAGCCATTTCTTCTCCATCAGGACCCGTTCATCTGAATTTTCCGTTCAGAGAACCTCTTGTACCTGATTTAGAATCTGAAGATTTATGGACAAGCCTGAATGATCGTCCTAAACAGGTGCAAGTAACGGCAGGTTCGTCAATTATTGATGCTTGTGATGTACTGCGCTTAGCTGAACTCCTTTCACAAGAAAAAAAGGGATTGATCATATGCGGAGAACTGCGCGATCCTGATTTTGCTGAAGCAGCAGTGCATCTATCCTCCGTCCTGAAGTACCCGATTCTTGCTGATCCCCTTTCCCATTTAAGAACAGGGGCTCATAATCAATCATCAGTCATTGAATGCTATGATGCATTTATGAAGGATGAATACATAACAGATCAGCTTAAGCCTGAAATCATTATTCGGTTCGGAGCTATGCCGGTTTCAAAGCCGCTGTTTTTATTCTTGAAGAGTACAGATGATATCCGTCAAATTGTTGTCGATGGACAAGGCGGCTGGAGGGAACCGACCTTAATGGCGGCGGAAATGATTGAATGCAAGGAGAGCTGGCTGTGCCATGAACTTATCAGACAGGTCAAGACTCAGGAAGATACGGATTGGCTGCAGTTATGGAGAAAAGTAAATCTTGTTTCGCGTGAGTTATTAGGATCTGCCGAAGATAAAGGCGGCGACCTATTTGAAGGGAATGTCTTTCGTGAATTGCAGCATGCGCTTCCCCAGGAGTGTCAAGTGATAGCAGGAAACAGCATGCCCATCCGGGACCTTGATAACTATTTCCTCAACACGGAAAAGGACATTGCCGTTTATGCCAACCGAGGGGCAAATGGAATCGATGGGATCGTTTCAACAGCACTTGGAATGAGTGCTGGTGCCCGCACAGATTATCCAACTTTTTTAGTCATCGGGGACCTGTCCTTTTATCATGATATGAATGGACTTCTTGCTGCTAACATGCACAAACTTAATCTGACCATCATTCTTATTAATAACGATGGGGGGGGAATCTTTTCGTTTCTTCCGCAGTCAAAAGAAGAGAAGCATTTTGAAACCTTATTCGGTACTCCAACAGGTCTTGATTTTAAACATGCTGCCAATCTTTATGACGCCTCATATACACTGCCGGCAACATGGGAGGAATTCCGATCAGCAGTGTCAGATGCTGTCATTAAAAAAGGTTTGAACATCATAGAAGTGCGCACAAATCGTCAAACCCGTGTCAGCATCCATCGTGAATTGATGAATCGTGTTTCCCAGGAAATAAGAGAGAAGATCCTTAAATGA
- a CDS encoding isochorismate synthase, protein MITALKHTFTEIIKRALEEARQFDKPVILSQIKTLNDSMNPLQFYAAGERLFLGERFYWAAPGSRFTITGLGNECTVENDSAESDRFGRIESDWKRFKKMAHYEDAAHAHIGTGALLFGGFSFDPHNRRNERWNKYPEAKFFLPSVMLTVKDGDSFLTINRVIKPADDLESCANHFTTIANEVLTGNSGAGEESVNNYTLKEADTETWLSAVKKATDSIKSGELDKVVLAREVQLKYDHNINIYSALNKLEKEQPTSFIFSFENGRQSFIGATPERLIKKENSRLLSTCLAGSIKRGKNKQEDTELGTALLNDEKNLIEHAIVVKMIKDSFEECCSQVKVSDRPQLLKTKNIQHLYTPIEGSMKAGYSLLNLVEKLHPTPALGGYPKMAAVEMIREIEPMDRGWYAGPVGWLDAENNGEFAVAIRSGLIEGNQATLFAGCGIVAESDPQMEYQETLIKLKPMLSALGGVKHECK, encoded by the coding sequence ATGATTACGGCATTAAAACATACATTTACGGAGATTATAAAGCGTGCTTTGGAGGAAGCCAGACAGTTTGATAAACCGGTCATATTAAGCCAGATCAAGACGTTGAATGATTCGATGAACCCCCTCCAATTTTATGCGGCTGGCGAGCGGCTTTTTTTAGGCGAGCGGTTTTATTGGGCAGCTCCTGGTTCACGCTTTACGATTACAGGCTTGGGAAACGAATGCACGGTAGAAAATGATTCTGCCGAAAGTGATCGTTTTGGGCGGATTGAGTCTGATTGGAAGCGCTTTAAAAAAATGGCGCATTATGAAGATGCTGCGCACGCACATATAGGGACAGGTGCTTTGTTATTTGGCGGTTTTTCTTTTGATCCGCATAATCGCAGAAACGAGCGCTGGAACAAATACCCTGAGGCAAAATTCTTTTTGCCGTCGGTCATGCTTACAGTAAAAGACGGAGATTCGTTTCTGACAATCAATCGTGTGATAAAGCCGGCTGATGATCTTGAATCTTGTGCGAATCATTTTACAACGATTGCTAATGAAGTCCTGACAGGAAATTCAGGCGCCGGAGAAGAATCTGTGAATAATTACACGTTAAAAGAGGCAGATACGGAAACATGGCTTTCTGCAGTAAAAAAAGCAACAGATTCCATTAAGAGCGGTGAGCTTGATAAAGTGGTGCTGGCACGAGAAGTACAATTAAAGTATGATCACAACATTAATATCTATTCAGCTTTAAACAAACTGGAGAAAGAGCAGCCTACAAGCTTTATCTTTTCTTTTGAAAATGGCCGTCAATCTTTTATTGGTGCAACACCAGAACGTCTGATCAAAAAGGAAAACAGCAGGCTGCTTTCAACATGTCTGGCCGGTTCTATTAAAAGAGGGAAGAACAAACAAGAAGATACGGAGCTTGGGACAGCTCTTTTAAATGATGAAAAAAATCTGATTGAGCACGCGATTGTTGTAAAAATGATTAAAGATTCGTTTGAGGAATGCTGCAGCCAAGTAAAGGTTTCAGATCGCCCGCAATTATTGAAAACGAAAAACATTCAGCATTTGTATACACCGATTGAAGGGTCTATGAAGGCCGGGTATTCCTTATTGAACTTAGTAGAAAAACTTCATCCTACACCTGCCTTAGGCGGATACCCGAAAATGGCTGCAGTTGAAATGATCAGAGAGATAGAACCTATGGACCGCGGCTGGTATGCCGGTCCTGTCGGCTGGCTTGATGCTGAAAACAACGGTGAGTTTGCAGTAGCTATAAGATCCGGCTTAATTGAAGGCAATCAGGCAACCCTGTTTGCAGGATGCGGCATTGTAGCAGAATCCGATCCTCAAATGGAATATCAGGAAACACTGATTAAGCTTAAGCCTATGCTCTCTGCGCTTGGAGGAGTCAAACATGAGTGCAAATAA
- a CDS encoding 1,4-dihydroxy-2-naphthoate polyprenyltransferase codes for MHTQSHTTQNVPSIKPDKSWKVWWMLLRPHTLSAAFIPVTIGTVLALNEGQVHILLFLAMLIASILIQAATNMFNEYFDFKRGLDNENSVGIGGAIVRNGVKPKTVLNLAFAFFGVAVLLGVYICMSSTWWIAVIGLICMATGYFYTGGPMPIAYTPFGELVAGFFMGMVIILLAYYIQTGTISPISIIISIPIAFLVGNIMLSNNIRDLDGDKENGRKTLAILIGRKKAIIFLASMFAASYAVILIMIALGYLSFWALLVLISTPKAYSAVKKFSGKSLPLEMMPAMKATAQTNIQFGFLLALGLFISTI; via the coding sequence ATGCATACACAATCACACACTACACAAAACGTGCCTTCCATCAAACCGGATAAAAGCTGGAAAGTATGGTGGATGCTGCTCCGTCCTCATACATTATCTGCAGCCTTTATTCCTGTTACGATTGGTACGGTTCTTGCTTTAAATGAAGGTCAGGTTCATATCTTATTATTTCTAGCTATGCTGATTGCATCCATCCTAATCCAGGCTGCAACCAACATGTTCAACGAATATTTCGATTTTAAGCGAGGACTTGATAATGAAAACTCAGTCGGAATTGGGGGAGCTATTGTCAGAAACGGTGTGAAACCGAAGACAGTTCTAAACCTTGCTTTCGCATTTTTCGGCGTCGCTGTCCTATTAGGCGTATATATTTGCATGAGTTCCACTTGGTGGATCGCTGTTATAGGATTAATCTGCATGGCTACAGGCTATTTTTATACAGGCGGCCCTATGCCAATTGCGTACACTCCATTTGGAGAGCTCGTTGCCGGTTTCTTTATGGGAATGGTAATTATCCTGCTTGCTTATTACATTCAAACTGGAACAATTTCACCGATCAGCATTATTATTTCCATTCCCATCGCTTTCCTGGTTGGAAACATCATGCTATCAAATAATATCCGCGACCTTGATGGTGATAAAGAAAATGGACGCAAGACCCTTGCGATCCTGATTGGACGCAAAAAAGCGATTATTTTCCTCGCTTCAATGTTCGCTGCTTCCTATGCTGTCATCTTAATCATGATTGCACTCGGCTATTTGTCCTTTTGGGCGCTTTTAGTCTTAATAAGCACCCCTAAAGCATACAGTGCCGTAAAAAAATTCTCAGGCAAATCATTGCCGCTGGAAATGATGCCTGCGATGAAAGCAACAGCTCAGACAAATATCCAATTTGGCTTTTTGCTCGCACTAGGTTTATTCATAAGCACGATCTAA
- a CDS encoding TraR/DksA C4-type zinc finger protein, giving the protein MLNSGQIASFRSQLDARKAEIEHHLQENQHFGLEQSFGHDSTGELSSYDNHPGDEGTELYEREKDIALNEHVEEELSDINRALAAIEKGTYGVCEVCGTDIPEGRLEVLPTATTCKEHSPEQAISRSRPIEESILEPAFGQFEYDESDSEAYDAEDSYQDVERFGNSETPSDMEYPVDSYNDVYMENDDPTGYVEDYENFAATDIEGKNVTVYPNIQHRQYEHTLDEEGLMTPFGDLPASEKEPYSEE; this is encoded by the coding sequence ATGCTTAACAGCGGTCAAATAGCTTCCTTTCGCTCACAGCTTGATGCAAGAAAAGCAGAAATCGAGCATCATCTGCAGGAAAACCAACATTTTGGACTTGAGCAAAGCTTCGGGCACGATTCTACTGGAGAGCTTTCAAGCTACGACAACCATCCGGGCGATGAGGGTACAGAGCTTTATGAGCGTGAAAAAGATATCGCTTTAAATGAGCATGTTGAGGAAGAATTAAGTGATATAAATCGAGCACTTGCAGCCATCGAAAAGGGAACTTACGGGGTATGCGAAGTATGCGGAACAGATATACCTGAAGGAAGACTTGAAGTGCTTCCGACTGCAACAACTTGCAAGGAACATTCCCCGGAGCAGGCTATTTCTCGCTCGAGACCGATTGAGGAAAGCATACTTGAGCCGGCATTCGGACAATTCGAATACGATGAAAGCGATTCGGAAGCTTATGATGCGGAGGACTCTTATCAGGACGTAGAGCGCTTCGGCAACTCTGAAACTCCTTCTGACATGGAATATCCTGTTGATTCATACAACGACGTATACATGGAGAACGATGACCCAACAGGGTATGTAGAGGATTATGAAAATTTCGCGGCTACAGATATTGAAGGAAAGAACGTAACCGTGTATCCAAACATACAGCATAGACAGTATGAACATACACTCGATGAAGAAGGACTGATGACTCCTTTCGGGGATCTTCCTGCATCAGAAAAAGAACCATATAGTGAGGAATAA
- a CDS encoding SRPBCC family protein, with protein MNNERSSSYKGDKSIKAPIEVCFDLARNVEVHPKTTKKTKEKAVGGVTSGLLEEWEAVHFGIKQRLSSKITEMNIPYEFKDMMVKGAFKSFIHTHTFVASGNETVMIDHFDYQSPLGFLGKAADLLFLERYMQKFISDRAKELKKIAETN; from the coding sequence ATTAATAATGAAAGAAGTTCGTCATATAAAGGGGATAAGAGTATTAAAGCGCCAATCGAAGTCTGCTTTGACCTCGCACGGAATGTAGAAGTCCATCCGAAAACGACTAAAAAAACAAAAGAGAAAGCGGTTGGCGGTGTAACTTCCGGGCTTCTCGAAGAATGGGAAGCCGTGCACTTCGGTATAAAGCAAAGACTGTCTTCCAAAATAACAGAGATGAACATACCTTATGAATTTAAAGATATGATGGTTAAAGGAGCATTTAAGTCTTTTATTCATACTCATACTTTCGTTGCTTCAGGAAATGAAACAGTGATGATTGATCATTTTGACTATCAATCTCCATTAGGGTTTTTGGGCAAAGCCGCAGATTTATTATTTCTAGAGAGGTATATGCAAAAATTTATCTCAGACCGGGCAAAGGAGCTGAAAAAAATCGCGGAAACAAATTAA
- a CDS encoding TIGR00266 family protein has protein sequence MNAHEIDYKIYGDDMQFVEIELDPSESVVAEAGGMMMMDDGIDMETIFGDGSEPKGLMSRLVGAGKRVITGESLFMTVFTNKAGGKKQVSFAAPYPGKIIPVDLKEMQGKVVCQKDAFLCAAKGVSVGIDFQKKLGTGFFGGEGFIMQKLEGDGLAFLHAGGTIHKRQLAPGERLKIDTGCLVAMTRDVHYNIEYVGKVKTAFFGGEGLFFATVQGPGTVWVQSLPFSRLADRIFANAPSTGGNASGEGSILGGLGRLLDGDN, from the coding sequence TTGAACGCACATGAAATTGATTACAAGATTTATGGAGATGACATGCAGTTTGTTGAAATTGAGCTCGATCCAAGTGAAAGTGTAGTAGCCGAGGCCGGGGGTATGATGATGATGGATGACGGCATTGATATGGAAACCATCTTTGGTGACGGATCAGAGCCAAAGGGTTTGATGAGCCGTTTAGTAGGTGCCGGTAAGCGTGTTATTACTGGAGAAAGTTTATTTATGACGGTCTTTACAAATAAAGCTGGGGGCAAAAAGCAAGTTTCATTTGCAGCGCCCTATCCAGGCAAAATCATTCCTGTCGACTTAAAAGAAATGCAGGGAAAGGTCGTTTGTCAAAAAGACGCTTTCCTCTGTGCTGCTAAAGGTGTGTCTGTCGGAATTGATTTTCAGAAAAAGTTAGGAACCGGTTTTTTTGGCGGTGAGGGATTCATTATGCAAAAATTAGAAGGAGACGGACTTGCTTTTCTGCATGCTGGAGGTACGATACATAAACGGCAGCTTGCACCTGGGGAACGCCTGAAAATCGATACAGGCTGTCTTGTCGCGATGACGCGGGACGTTCACTACAACATTGAATATGTCGGGAAAGTCAAAACGGCCTTCTTCGGCGGTGAAGGATTATTTTTTGCAACTGTACAAGGACCTGGGACAGTATGGGTACAATCACTCCCTTTCAGCCGTCTTGCTGACCGCATTTTTGCCAATGCTCCAAGCACCGGCGGGAACGCTTCAGGAGAAGGCAGTATTCTGGGCGGACTTGGACGATTGCTTGATGGAGATAATTGA